In a genomic window of Arachnia rubra:
- a CDS encoding ATP-dependent helicase: MSDPILDALDPEQRQVAVLLDRPLVVLAGAGTGKTRAITHRVAHAVREGRYAPAATLAVTFTTRAAGELKSRLAGLGVRRVSARTIHAAALSQCRYFWPAAYGSEFPMLLDNPFPLVGRAANQVLGNTDTNLVRDLIAEIGWAKSSNVAPSQYARLARGREVAGAEPERVAQVMEAYEKHKLSAGVVDFNDILLCAAALLAERPAAAEQIRTAYRHFVVDEYQDVSAIQHRLVSLWVDGRPDICVVGDPQQAIHGFAGARADCLTGFASEHADARTVRLVRNYRSSPAIVQLANRIVCRYPGQGDLRATCPEFPPPEFHADGSEEDEARAVAAWLGQRHAEGIPWSECAVLYRINAQSPVFESALDAARIPYQVKGTDRFWERPEVRDAVNRLNRAAQHRPDSHPGELLDQVLAEMRWNPEAPSGMGAQRERWESINSLAQMIRDTQAGEPGWAVPGFIAWLSDRASLETPPVTSAITLATMHAAKGLEWDAVAVAGVREGMVPFALSQEEPALSEERRLLHVAVTRARQRLRISWPSSPARGRGVRSRFLTGLVPSEQAPASQVNRGGRGSVRSRTCFVCQGQLTDASERKLRRHAGCEAPYDEELLAALKAWRLETANAASQPAFVIFTDATLQAIAEATPVDRSQLLRISGIGAVKADRFGEDVLRIIAERIAPGQ; this comes from the coding sequence GTGAGTGATCCGATCCTCGATGCCCTTGACCCCGAACAGCGGCAGGTTGCCGTGTTGCTGGACCGGCCCCTGGTTGTGCTGGCAGGGGCGGGGACGGGAAAGACCAGGGCCATCACGCACCGGGTGGCTCACGCCGTCCGGGAGGGACGCTATGCCCCGGCAGCGACGCTCGCAGTCACGTTCACCACCCGGGCGGCAGGCGAGCTGAAGTCGCGGCTGGCCGGGCTCGGGGTGCGGAGGGTGTCGGCCCGCACCATCCACGCCGCTGCTCTGAGCCAGTGCCGCTACTTCTGGCCGGCGGCCTACGGGTCGGAGTTCCCGATGCTGCTCGACAACCCCTTCCCGCTGGTGGGGCGTGCCGCCAATCAGGTTCTGGGAAACACCGACACCAATCTGGTGCGGGACCTGATCGCTGAGATCGGCTGGGCCAAGTCCAGCAACGTCGCGCCCAGCCAATACGCTCGGCTTGCCCGTGGCCGTGAGGTCGCGGGGGCGGAGCCGGAACGCGTGGCCCAGGTGATGGAGGCCTACGAGAAGCACAAGCTCAGTGCGGGGGTGGTCGACTTCAATGACATCCTCTTGTGCGCGGCAGCGCTGCTCGCAGAGCGTCCGGCTGCCGCTGAGCAGATCCGCACCGCCTACCGGCACTTCGTGGTCGATGAATACCAGGACGTCTCCGCCATCCAGCACCGTTTGGTGTCGCTGTGGGTCGATGGCCGTCCCGACATCTGTGTGGTGGGTGATCCTCAGCAGGCCATCCACGGTTTCGCAGGTGCCCGGGCCGACTGCCTGACCGGTTTCGCATCCGAACACGCTGATGCCCGCACAGTGCGGCTGGTGCGCAACTATCGTTCCAGCCCGGCCATCGTCCAGCTCGCCAATCGCATTGTGTGCCGCTATCCCGGTCAGGGAGATCTGCGTGCCACGTGCCCCGAGTTTCCTCCTCCGGAGTTCCATGCCGACGGGTCGGAGGAGGACGAGGCGCGGGCCGTGGCCGCCTGGCTGGGCCAGCGACACGCTGAGGGGATCCCGTGGAGCGAGTGCGCGGTCCTGTACCGGATCAATGCGCAGTCGCCTGTCTTCGAGTCCGCCCTGGACGCCGCCCGGATCCCCTACCAGGTGAAGGGCACCGACCGCTTCTGGGAGCGGCCTGAGGTGCGTGATGCCGTCAACCGGCTGAATCGTGCCGCACAGCACAGACCTGACAGCCACCCCGGGGAGCTGCTTGACCAGGTGCTGGCCGAAATGCGCTGGAATCCGGAGGCGCCGTCGGGGATGGGGGCTCAGCGGGAGCGCTGGGAGTCCATCAACTCCCTGGCCCAGATGATCCGGGACACGCAAGCCGGGGAACCCGGCTGGGCTGTTCCGGGGTTCATCGCATGGCTCAGCGACCGCGCCAGCCTGGAGACACCGCCTGTCACCAGCGCCATCACCCTGGCCACCATGCACGCCGCCAAAGGTCTCGAATGGGATGCGGTGGCGGTGGCAGGGGTGCGTGAGGGGATGGTGCCCTTCGCCCTGAGCCAGGAGGAGCCTGCGTTGTCCGAGGAACGGCGTCTGCTGCATGTGGCCGTCACCCGGGCCCGGCAGAGGCTGCGTATCTCGTGGCCCAGCTCACCTGCGCGTGGCCGGGGCGTGCGCTCCCGTTTCCTGACGGGCCTCGTGCCCTCGGAGCAGGCTCCGGCCAGTCAGGTCAACCGGGGTGGTCGCGGCAGTGTGAGGTCGCGGACCTGTTTCGTCTGCCAAGGACAGCTCACCGATGCCTCGGAACGCAAGCTCCGGCGCCATGCTGGCTGCGAGGCTCCCTACGATGAGGAGCTGCTGGCGGCCCTCAAGGCATGGCGGCTCGAGACCGCCAACGCCGCCTCGCAGCCTGCTTTCGTGATCTTCACGGACGCCACACTGCAGGCCATCGCGGAGGCCACCCCTGTCGATCGCTCCCAGCTGCTGCGTATCAGCGGCATCGGAGCCGTCAAGGCTGACCGATTCGGTGAGGACGTGTTGCGGATCATCGCAGAGCGGATAGCCCCCGGGCAGTGA
- a CDS encoding zinc-dependent metalloprotease has protein sequence MSTPGGFDFEQLRRMMEQLGINSEDLDLDELMKQVQRLQGSGGISFGFTPADRDPEAAWRTTIAAARRIASELGPDPELSSGERLAIVDAERLAQSWLDPATQFNSSGLPPAAQRREEWIEATSAGWRRLVEPIIEGLADALQRGTAQPEDPQFAGLSSMLAPMMRSSASLIYRDRLSKVLAAVAGSTLTGSEVGIALAEDAEVAVLPANVAEFTRDLDLPDGDVMLYLLLREAARKRLFHGVGWLSPQLDALLAHYAREIRIDFEALSSQLDIGGEEVSLEDIVAVGEKVRGSFFKPASTELQLEILGRLEVLLALIEGWVDHVTNRAASNWMTNATQLDEVVRRRRASAGPTREVFRDLLGLELRPRLVRDAENLWAALEHRHGPVERDDVWRHPDMLPTARHLEDPLSYVHPSHRSEDDGDFDAELRKLLGE, from the coding sequence ATGTCCACTCCCGGAGGGTTCGACTTCGAGCAGCTCAGGCGCATGATGGAGCAGCTCGGCATCAACTCGGAGGACCTGGATCTCGACGAGCTGATGAAACAGGTGCAGCGGTTGCAGGGCTCCGGCGGAATCAGCTTCGGGTTCACTCCGGCTGACCGGGATCCGGAGGCGGCCTGGCGAACCACGATCGCAGCGGCACGACGCATCGCCTCGGAGCTCGGGCCTGACCCAGAGCTGTCATCCGGGGAGCGCCTGGCCATAGTGGATGCCGAGCGCCTGGCCCAGTCGTGGCTGGACCCGGCAACCCAGTTCAACTCCTCCGGGCTGCCGCCGGCGGCACAGCGCCGCGAGGAGTGGATCGAGGCCACCTCAGCGGGGTGGCGGCGTCTCGTCGAACCGATCATCGAGGGGCTCGCCGACGCGCTGCAACGCGGCACCGCACAGCCCGAGGACCCGCAGTTCGCCGGCCTGTCGTCGATGCTCGCCCCCATGATGCGCTCCTCCGCATCGCTCATCTACCGCGACCGGCTGAGCAAGGTGCTGGCCGCAGTCGCCGGAAGCACGCTGACCGGTTCGGAGGTGGGCATCGCCCTGGCTGAGGACGCAGAAGTCGCTGTGCTGCCCGCTAATGTCGCCGAGTTCACCCGCGACCTCGACCTGCCCGACGGCGACGTCATGCTCTACCTGCTGCTGCGCGAGGCGGCACGCAAACGACTGTTCCACGGAGTCGGCTGGCTGTCCCCTCAGCTGGACGCGCTCCTAGCGCACTATGCCCGGGAGATCAGGATCGACTTCGAAGCCCTGTCCTCCCAGCTGGACATCGGCGGGGAGGAGGTCTCCCTGGAGGACATCGTCGCAGTCGGCGAGAAAGTGCGCGGCTCCTTCTTCAAGCCGGCCAGCACGGAGCTCCAGCTAGAGATCCTGGGACGCCTGGAGGTACTGCTGGCCCTGATCGAGGGCTGGGTGGATCACGTGACGAACCGGGCGGCCTCGAACTGGATGACCAATGCCACCCAACTCGATGAGGTGGTGCGCCGCCGCCGCGCCTCCGCGGGCCCGACACGTGAGGTGTTCCGCGACCTGCTGGGCCTGGAGCTGCGGCCCCGTCTCGTACGGGATGCGGAGAACCTGTGGGCGGCCCTGGAACACCGCCACGGGCCCGTCGAGCGCGATGACGTCTGGCGGCACCCGGACATGCTGCCAACCGCCCGGCACCTGGAGGACCCGCTCTCCTACGTACATCCGTCGCATCGCAGCGAGGACGACGGCGACTTCGACGCCGAACTGCGCAAGCTGCTGGGCGAGTGA
- a CDS encoding YlbL family protein, translating to MATVLFFLLAVALAVTPVPFVTWRPGQTVDVMGSTDDGPLIEISGIPTSSRGGRLLMTTVSTTRVDSPIGLPEALLAHLFADADTLPRDAIYPAGKSNAEVQSEGVAKMDSSRVDATVAALRAAGQSVTEMPMISAVSLSGPSNGQLQPGDLIEMVDGSEVTTSEEVTTAIRARAVGDPIVFRVLRGGTSQDVTITTAIERDGAPYPGISLSVGYRYAPSISFRIDPSIVGPSAGLVFALAIYDRITDGVLREGRVVAGTGQVDAAGKVHKIGGIREKIKGAEAAGAKLFLMPASNCADLGDLQTDLRLVPVGTLKDAIAALQLVNEGQTTQEVPSCG from the coding sequence GTGGCCACAGTGCTGTTCTTTCTGCTGGCCGTGGCCCTTGCAGTGACCCCGGTGCCCTTCGTGACCTGGCGTCCCGGACAGACGGTTGACGTGATGGGCAGCACAGATGACGGGCCGCTCATCGAGATCTCGGGGATCCCCACCAGCAGCAGGGGAGGCAGGCTGCTGATGACCACGGTCTCCACTACCCGTGTCGATTCACCGATCGGCCTTCCCGAGGCTCTGCTCGCGCATCTGTTCGCCGACGCCGACACGCTCCCGCGCGACGCCATCTATCCTGCGGGCAAATCGAATGCGGAGGTGCAGAGCGAGGGGGTGGCCAAGATGGACTCCTCCCGTGTCGACGCCACTGTGGCCGCCCTCAGGGCAGCTGGACAGTCGGTGACCGAGATGCCCATGATCTCCGCGGTCAGCCTCTCCGGGCCCTCGAATGGGCAGCTGCAACCCGGTGATCTCATCGAAATGGTTGACGGCAGCGAGGTGACCACCAGCGAGGAGGTGACCACGGCGATCAGGGCCAGGGCTGTTGGAGATCCCATCGTATTCCGGGTGTTGCGCGGTGGTACCAGCCAGGACGTGACCATAACCACAGCCATCGAGCGGGACGGCGCACCTTATCCGGGGATCTCGCTGTCAGTCGGTTACCGGTATGCTCCCTCCATCTCCTTCCGGATCGATCCCAGTATCGTCGGCCCCTCCGCGGGACTGGTGTTTGCGCTCGCCATCTACGACCGCATCACTGACGGGGTGTTGCGCGAGGGGCGCGTGGTCGCGGGCACCGGGCAGGTCGACGCCGCGGGGAAGGTGCATAAAATCGGCGGGATCCGCGAGAAGATCAAGGGCGCCGAGGCAGCCGGAGCAAAGCTGTTCCTGATGCCCGCCAGCAATTGCGCGGATCTCGGGGATCTGCAGACAGACCTCAGGCTGGTCCCGGTGGGTACCCTCAAGGATGCGATTGCTGCGCTGCAGCTGGTCAACGAAGGACAAACCACGCAGGAGGTGCCCAGCTGTGGCTGA
- a CDS encoding PPA1309 family protein, whose translation MAEGDPSRLIAALADIERHVSELGWDQPARLFALVDTATLLELEPQLRGRVTQTAADALTAVEQEDFQLGGDIADRLARLTWPQTVTGCAIAMERTFLPPEFEPLIPVDPIKAIEFVNQHEARADVRVVVGALRDGSRHGLARVLNNPDDLLGAEDLVPGLADALLTTLKEETA comes from the coding sequence GTGGCTGAGGGGGACCCGAGCCGCTTGATCGCGGCGTTGGCCGACATCGAACGTCATGTCTCGGAACTTGGCTGGGACCAGCCGGCCAGGCTGTTCGCGCTGGTTGACACTGCGACGCTGCTGGAACTGGAGCCGCAGCTGCGCGGGCGAGTCACACAAACCGCGGCGGATGCACTCACCGCCGTGGAGCAGGAGGACTTCCAGCTCGGCGGTGACATAGCGGACAGACTCGCCAGGCTGACGTGGCCCCAGACTGTCACGGGCTGCGCGATCGCGATGGAGCGGACCTTCCTGCCGCCCGAGTTCGAACCCCTGATTCCTGTAGACCCCATCAAGGCCATCGAGTTCGTGAATCAGCATGAGGCTCGTGCGGACGTCCGGGTGGTGGTGGGAGCCCTGCGTGACGGTTCCCGCCACGGCCTAGCCCGCGTCCTCAACAACCCGGATGACCTACTCGGCGCCGAGGATCTCGTTCCCGGACTCGCCGATGCCCTGTTGACCACGTTGAAGGAGGAAACCGCATGA
- a CDS encoding UPF0182 family protein, whose protein sequence is MSAEAEAGTRRRRSPLLITVLILGVLALLVVLAAHLYTNYLWFRSVSATTVFTTQLAARVGLFLGFGLLLGGGFFGSLILAYRLRPPRPAHEPGFRAAAAAA, encoded by the coding sequence ATGAGTGCGGAAGCTGAAGCCGGTACGCGACGGCGGCGGAGCCCGTTGCTGATCACTGTGCTGATCCTCGGGGTCCTGGCGCTGCTGGTGGTGCTGGCCGCCCACCTCTACACCAACTATCTGTGGTTCAGGAGCGTCTCGGCGACGACAGTCTTCACCACACAGCTGGCGGCTCGGGTGGGGCTTTTCCTGGGTTTCGGGCTGTTGCTGGGCGGCGGTTTCTTTGGGTCGCTGATACTGGCGTATCGCCTGCGTCCCCCCCGTCCGGCGCACGAACCTGGATTCCGAGCTGCTGCTGCAGCTGCGTGA
- a CDS encoding UPF0182 family membrane protein has product MLPAVVLGLIGGGVAASQVQTFLAWTRATDFGKGDAVFGIDASFYVFQLPWWRFVLAYLNFMVVACLVGSLLVHFLTGSMNAAAFRKTGNLPSAGKAAQRQVSVLLGLGLLLYGVSSFLDRYGYLTSQNSLFTGVDYTDATSRIPASLIVAAIAGICALLCFYNAWRVKWSVPGIALGLLVVSAMILTAVYPWGIRYFVVKPNEPDLERPWIANNIEATRGAFGIDSLQISDYEAVDSVSAGQLRADAAALPAIRLMDPSVIGPTFEQLQQVRGYYRFPSTLDVDRYSLEGRETDAVVAARELDLNAVEAGNTWNNMHTVYTHGYGLVAAYGNRRESNGEPNYFSGGIPTEGLIQQEQPRIYFGEESKHWVIAGAPEGAEPVELDTPGGGQEHTETKYTYQGSGGVPIGDFLNKTAFAVRFGDINLLLSERVNSNSRLLFNRVPADRVKEVAPFLTVDSDSYPTVVNGRIVWVIDAYTTTAEYPNSTRADWPQATKDTRTTSERATAGDLVNYVRNSVKATVDAYDGTVTLYGWDESDPILQTWSKVYPGLITPKSEISPELMSHLRYPQDLFKVQRQMLGLYHTTNPYTFFQQSDIWEVPSDPVNGGESGTKEPPYFLTIKWPGEEQAHYSNTTVFVPRGRENLSVYMAVNADATSPNYGQLRALKLSDAKQIPGPGQTFNAISTNEAVAERLLPYNRQGNAKAIYGNLLTLPVGGGLMYVQPIYSATSGGYPALRFVVVRFGEHVGIGDTLKAALDQVFKGDAGAETGEKPVEQNPEGQQKPPASEGDAKEQAKALLKESMDLFAAADEALKSGDLATYQQRVNEAKAKAEQALALFDQ; this is encoded by the coding sequence TTGCTTCCGGCCGTGGTGCTGGGCCTGATCGGCGGTGGCGTGGCTGCCAGCCAGGTTCAGACCTTCCTCGCTTGGACCCGCGCCACGGATTTCGGGAAGGGGGACGCCGTCTTCGGGATCGACGCCTCCTTCTACGTTTTCCAGCTACCCTGGTGGCGGTTCGTGCTGGCCTATCTGAACTTCATGGTGGTGGCCTGCCTGGTCGGTTCCCTGCTGGTGCACTTCCTGACCGGCTCCATGAACGCCGCGGCGTTCCGCAAGACCGGCAACCTGCCGTCAGCGGGCAAGGCCGCCCAGCGACAGGTTTCCGTCCTGCTCGGGCTGGGGCTGTTGCTGTACGGGGTGAGCTCTTTCCTGGACCGCTATGGCTACCTGACCAGCCAGAACAGTCTTTTCACAGGCGTCGACTACACCGATGCCACCTCCCGGATCCCGGCCAGCCTCATCGTCGCCGCGATAGCGGGAATCTGCGCGCTGCTGTGTTTCTACAATGCATGGCGGGTGAAGTGGAGTGTGCCCGGTATCGCCCTCGGCCTGCTGGTCGTCTCTGCGATGATCCTCACCGCGGTCTACCCGTGGGGGATCCGCTACTTCGTGGTCAAACCCAACGAGCCCGACCTGGAACGGCCCTGGATCGCGAACAACATCGAGGCGACCCGTGGCGCGTTCGGCATCGACTCGCTCCAGATCTCCGACTATGAGGCTGTTGACAGCGTCAGCGCCGGGCAGCTGCGTGCTGACGCCGCCGCTCTTCCCGCGATCAGGTTGATGGATCCCTCCGTCATCGGGCCCACCTTCGAGCAGCTGCAGCAGGTGCGCGGCTACTACCGTTTCCCCTCCACCCTTGACGTGGACCGCTATAGCCTCGAGGGACGTGAGACGGACGCTGTCGTCGCCGCCCGCGAACTCGACCTGAACGCCGTTGAGGCGGGCAACACCTGGAACAACATGCACACGGTCTACACGCATGGCTACGGTCTGGTGGCGGCCTATGGGAACCGGCGTGAGTCGAATGGGGAGCCCAACTACTTCTCAGGTGGTATCCCGACCGAGGGATTGATCCAGCAGGAACAGCCCCGCATCTATTTCGGTGAGGAATCCAAGCACTGGGTTATCGCTGGCGCTCCTGAGGGAGCCGAGCCGGTTGAGCTCGATACCCCCGGCGGGGGCCAGGAACACACCGAGACGAAGTACACCTACCAGGGCAGTGGCGGCGTGCCCATCGGGGACTTCCTGAACAAGACGGCCTTCGCTGTCCGCTTTGGCGACATCAATCTGCTGCTCTCTGAGCGGGTGAACTCCAACTCACGGCTGCTGTTCAACCGGGTGCCCGCCGACCGGGTCAAGGAGGTGGCGCCCTTCCTGACGGTCGATTCCGACTCCTACCCGACCGTGGTCAACGGGCGTATCGTCTGGGTCATCGACGCCTACACCACCACCGCGGAATACCCGAACTCCACCCGGGCCGACTGGCCTCAGGCCACCAAGGACACCCGCACCACCTCTGAGCGAGCCACCGCTGGCGACCTGGTCAACTATGTCCGCAACTCGGTGAAGGCGACGGTGGATGCCTACGACGGCACCGTCACGCTGTATGGCTGGGATGAGTCTGATCCCATCCTCCAGACTTGGTCGAAGGTCTATCCAGGGCTCATCACCCCGAAGTCCGAGATCAGCCCTGAGCTCATGTCCCACCTGCGTTACCCGCAGGACCTGTTCAAGGTCCAGCGCCAGATGCTTGGGCTGTATCACACGACGAACCCCTACACCTTCTTCCAGCAGTCGGACATCTGGGAGGTTCCCTCCGATCCCGTCAACGGTGGGGAGAGCGGGACCAAGGAGCCGCCGTATTTCCTAACCATCAAATGGCCGGGGGAGGAGCAGGCGCATTACTCCAACACCACCGTCTTCGTCCCCAGGGGGCGTGAGAACCTCTCGGTCTACATGGCAGTGAATGCCGACGCCACCAGCCCGAACTATGGCCAGCTGCGCGCACTCAAGCTGTCAGATGCCAAGCAGATTCCCGGGCCAGGACAGACCTTCAACGCGATCTCGACGAATGAGGCCGTGGCGGAGCGGCTGCTTCCCTACAACCGGCAGGGCAATGCCAAGGCGATCTATGGGAACCTCCTCACACTGCCGGTGGGTGGGGGTCTGATGTACGTGCAGCCGATCTACAGCGCCACCAGCGGCGGCTATCCTGCGCTGCGGTTCGTCGTGGTGCGCTTTGGTGAGCACGTCGGGATCGGGGACACCCTGAAAGCGGCGCTGGACCAAGTCTTCAAGGGAGACGCGGGCGCCGAGACCGGCGAGAAGCCCGTCGAACAGAATCCCGAGGGGCAGCAGAAACCACCGGCTTCCGAAGGTGACGCCAAAGAGCAGGCGAAGGCGCTCCTCAAGGAGAGCATGGATCTTTTCGCCGCCGCCGACGAGGCTTTGAAATCCGGTGACCTGGCCACCTATCAGCAGAGGGTCAACGAGGCAAAGGCAAAGGCGGAGCAGGCCCTCGCGCTGTTTGACCAATAA
- a CDS encoding M16 family metallopeptidase, producing the protein MRRPAIAEPQPWLFPTPEKSTLSSGLELAFIQVPGQALASVELVLPTPLEAEPRNLEGIANVGLHACDEATVTIPDIVERLELQGAALSGHAAWGHTRLGLSAPARRLPQVLELFASVIREPAFDETDVAHHIENQIAAWKTRRASPSAMTRDSLRASLFGMNQREGRPIAGTPETLAAITRKAVQDWHARTWVPEGATLIIAGDLAENREDDLTAPFEVWSGSRSPAPAPQGVPGPPGIVLVDLPQAAQTVVQAFIPTPGREHSDWTALKLGGHAMCGAFASRLNLELRERLGYTYGISGGVSPRRGGGALSIETALSNESAADATARLLDALALETPFSDNEILDAAHYLVQVSPLHYETAADITAQTAALTAAGLDTGFVNRYQAALSTTTTGQVNTAWRTHIRPDNTTIAIGGPAALLAPRLQAAGIDAQVLAGGPTDEDDA; encoded by the coding sequence GTGAGACGTCCCGCCATAGCCGAGCCCCAGCCCTGGCTCTTCCCCACACCCGAGAAGAGCACACTCAGCTCAGGTCTGGAGCTGGCTTTCATCCAGGTGCCCGGACAGGCCCTGGCCTCGGTGGAGCTGGTGTTGCCCACGCCCCTCGAAGCTGAACCACGGAACCTGGAGGGCATCGCGAACGTGGGTCTACACGCCTGCGACGAGGCCACGGTGACGATTCCTGACATCGTGGAACGCCTGGAGCTCCAGGGGGCTGCGCTGAGCGGGCATGCGGCTTGGGGACACACGCGGCTGGGGCTGAGCGCCCCAGCACGCCGCCTGCCGCAGGTGCTGGAGCTTTTCGCGTCCGTCATCAGGGAACCGGCCTTCGACGAAACCGACGTGGCACACCACATCGAGAACCAGATCGCGGCCTGGAAGACCCGGCGAGCCTCTCCCAGCGCCATGACCCGGGACTCTCTGAGAGCCTCACTGTTCGGCATGAACCAGCGGGAGGGACGCCCCATAGCGGGCACGCCCGAGACCCTGGCGGCCATCACCAGGAAGGCCGTCCAGGATTGGCATGCCCGCACCTGGGTTCCCGAAGGAGCGACCCTGATCATCGCGGGAGACCTGGCTGAGAACCGCGAGGACGACCTGACGGCGCCTTTCGAGGTCTGGTCCGGCAGCCGTTCCCCCGCCCCAGCGCCGCAGGGGGTTCCCGGGCCGCCCGGGATCGTGCTGGTTGACCTGCCCCAGGCGGCACAGACCGTGGTGCAGGCCTTCATCCCGACTCCCGGACGGGAGCACTCAGACTGGACAGCCCTGAAACTTGGCGGTCACGCCATGTGCGGGGCCTTCGCCAGCCGGCTGAACCTGGAGCTCCGCGAACGCCTCGGCTACACCTATGGCATCTCGGGAGGCGTCTCACCCCGCCGTGGGGGAGGTGCTCTCAGCATCGAAACCGCTCTGAGCAACGAGTCAGCAGCCGATGCCACGGCCCGCCTGCTGGACGCACTCGCACTGGAGACCCCCTTCTCCGACAACGAGATCCTGGACGCTGCACACTACCTAGTGCAGGTGTCGCCGCTGCACTACGAGACCGCAGCCGACATCACGGCTCAGACAGCCGCCCTGACCGCAGCCGGGCTCGACACGGGTTTCGTAAACCGCTACCAGGCGGCGCTGAGCACCACCACGACCGGACAGGTCAACACCGCCTGGCGCACCCATATCCGTCCCGATAACACCACCATCGCAATCGGGGGCCCGGCAGCGCTGCTGGCGCCGCGGCTCCAGGCCGCCGGGATCGATGCACAGGTTCTCGCAGGCGGCCCCACCGATGAAGACGATGCCTGA
- a CDS encoding M16 family metallopeptidase, with the protein MAESRLPASSGFTVIRYRLTNGLELALLPAPETPAVAVNLSFQVGSVDETPGRTGFAHLFEHMMFQGSAQVASGEHMSMIEAAGGNVNAFTSTDRTVYHECVPIGALELVLWLEADRLRSLAVTQENLDAQRDVVTQEKRQRYDNRPYGDLLAELVGQHFGPDHPYGHLPIGSMEDLAAAGLDDVAAFHATWYRPSHAKLVICGGIDAEKTIALVEQHFSDLENASPPPRETITTPTLDGGDLTLTGDVPHPLLYCSWQAPAAGDPDQLALELGLSILSEGHASRLHRRLVRESGLAHEVHGTVLGHLRAPSIASLSARPADGVDTRDLAEAFAHELAVLDSPSEQELDRAKAQYERSWLSELATVEDRAEAAAEAWATWGDPALVNRRLADLAAVTPDDVSRVLANQPSLSQLHYLPKDAS; encoded by the coding sequence GTGGCCGAATCACGACTTCCAGCCTCCTCCGGTTTCACCGTCATCAGATACCGCCTGACCAATGGCTTGGAGCTGGCGCTGCTCCCAGCCCCCGAGACCCCAGCCGTCGCGGTGAATCTCAGCTTCCAGGTCGGCTCCGTTGACGAGACACCGGGCCGCACGGGTTTCGCCCATCTCTTCGAGCACATGATGTTCCAGGGCTCAGCCCAGGTCGCCTCCGGCGAGCACATGTCCATGATTGAGGCCGCCGGCGGTAACGTCAACGCTTTCACCTCCACTGACCGCACCGTCTACCATGAGTGCGTGCCGATAGGAGCGCTGGAGCTGGTGCTCTGGCTGGAAGCGGACCGGCTGCGCAGTCTCGCGGTGACCCAGGAGAACCTCGACGCCCAGCGTGACGTGGTCACCCAGGAGAAACGCCAACGCTACGACAACCGCCCCTACGGGGATCTGCTGGCGGAGTTGGTGGGGCAGCACTTTGGGCCTGACCACCCCTATGGGCACCTGCCCATAGGCTCCATGGAGGATCTGGCCGCAGCAGGCCTGGACGATGTGGCGGCCTTCCACGCGACGTGGTACCGCCCCTCCCATGCGAAGCTGGTGATCTGCGGGGGCATCGACGCCGAAAAGACCATCGCCCTGGTCGAACAGCATTTCAGCGACCTTGAGAATGCCTCACCACCCCCCCGGGAAACCATCACCACTCCCACCCTTGACGGTGGAGACCTGACCCTGACCGGGGATGTACCCCACCCCCTACTGTACTGCTCCTGGCAGGCCCCGGCCGCGGGTGACCCGGACCAGCTGGCACTCGAGCTGGGCCTGTCGATCCTGTCTGAGGGCCACGCCTCCCGACTCCATCGCCGCCTGGTGCGGGAAAGCGGTCTCGCGCATGAGGTACATGGGACGGTGCTCGGACACCTGCGTGCACCCTCCATCGCTTCGCTCAGCGCCAGGCCTGCCGATGGGGTGGACACCAGGGACCTTGCCGAGGCCTTCGCGCATGAGCTAGCTGTCCTGGATTCCCCATCCGAACAGGAACTCGACCGCGCCAAGGCCCAGTATGAGCGCAGTTGGCTGTCGGAACTCGCCACCGTCGAAGATCGCGCCGAGGCTGCCGCCGAGGCCTGGGCTACCTGGGGCGACCCTGCGCTGGTCAACCGTAGGCTGGCAGACCTCGCGGCCGTCACCCCCGACGATGTGTCGCGCGTCCTAGCCAACCAGCCATCCTTGAGCCAGCTGCACTATCTCCCGAAGGATGCCTCGTGA
- a CDS encoding DUF3040 domain-containing protein — translation MALSEQEQKRLEQLEASLLAEDPKFADTLRGNSQFRVQRRRAALAGLAFVAGLAALVIGVQIQPAISIAGFVMMLVSAIVGISAWSRIEGQEETKRPSKPSGQASSSGAEDFMSKLEERWRKRQQGGDL, via the coding sequence ATGGCTTTGTCTGAGCAGGAGCAGAAGCGCCTGGAACAGTTAGAGGCATCGCTGCTCGCTGAGGACCCGAAATTCGCGGACACCCTGAGGGGGAACTCCCAGTTCCGGGTTCAGCGCAGGCGAGCGGCCCTGGCCGGGCTGGCCTTCGTGGCCGGTCTCGCCGCGCTGGTGATCGGGGTGCAGATCCAGCCGGCGATCTCCATCGCGGGTTTCGTCATGATGCTTGTTTCCGCCATCGTCGGCATCAGCGCCTGGTCGCGGATTGAGGGCCAGGAGGAGACGAAGCGGCCCTCAAAGCCTTCGGGCCAGGCCTCGTCATCCGGAGCAGAAGACTTCATGAGCAAACTGGAGGAACGCTGGCGCAAGCGCCAGCAGGGTGGCGACCTCTGA